The sequence below is a genomic window from Lolium perenne isolate Kyuss_39 chromosome 7, Kyuss_2.0, whole genome shotgun sequence.
AAAGCTGTATATTTCGGAACGGAGGTAGTACACTGTACTATTATCGTCTGGGCAACTTTCATTagtaaatactccctccgttcactaatataagatgttttagatgTTTTTGAAGTAGACAAGGGAATTTCTATCTACACCGGGACTATAATATCAGATTGGGGAGGAAGATTGGAATTAGCAATTGATAAAAAAGAAAGGATATGGGCTCGCGTGAGTAGAAAACAAAAGATATCTATTCTAGTTCTATCATCAGCTATGGGTTCGAATCTAAGAGAAATTCTAGAGACTAGATACATACTAAAAGGAGTGAACCTAAATACTCtctccgtccataaatagatgccaaagatttattcaaattcggatgtatctatacactaaatcgtgactagatacattcaaatttagacaaacttttggcatctatttatggacagaggtagtactaaAATTAGACTAGATACAGACAAAAGTGGGTGAACCTAAAAATTGACTAGAACGTCTTACATTGTTGTACGGAGGGAGTAATATGGAATGATGGTGCAAAATTCACAGTTTCTTGCAACTCAAATTTTGCTCGTGGTGTAGACAGTTGCATGGCCTTGGCATGATATCAGTTTCACTCCTGTGTTGCAACCACAGATACTGAGGTTTTTCTGTGTTCTTACAGGTGACTGCAAGCTCCTTGCTTGTAAGGCAGCCTGCGCTTCTCACCTGTTTGGGCCTAGGTTCCAGTATGTCAAAGCAGTTGAGGGATATCTTTCCAAGCAAGAAGCTAAGGACGAATTTGGACTTTTGTCGAGGAACATGGAGAATTCTGTCAAATTATTACATAGTTTGGAGAAAACTACGTAGCGACTCGGTTTACTTTAATGTCCTTTTTTTTGTTGCATAGTAGTTTATGATGTTGTTGTAACTTGTAGGCACACTTATGACATATGATGCCTTTTAGATCCCCCAATATGAGGTTCGTTTTTTGTAGAGTGGGGAAATCAAGAGCAATATATTGTTTATCTGGCCGTAAAAGGAAACAGCATTGTGTACCAACATTTTTTTTAGGCCTGTAACAACATATGATCAGCAGCATAAGTTTTCCATTGTTGTCACCCCTTGCCATGTTTTGATAATAAGCCAGGTCGATTTCACTCATAGTAGGGTATACCGTCTCATGCATGAGCCCATAAGAAGAAAAAGAGGGTTTCTTGCTATTGACCCATTCGATGTACATCCAAGAAACAGATACAAGCCATGTATTCGTAGTGATCACAGAAGGCGTTAAAACAATGTTATAGGGGCTTCACTGTAATCGTATGCAACGATCTCTGCCAAAGGGTATAGCCGGATGATCAACCAACAACTTTTACTGGAGCTCATACCAACCTACTGATCCTGCCAATGTACATCAAGCTCTGCGCTGTCTAGTTAGTTGGAAGAcgtccgcgccgcctcctcctccatccCACCCATGTTGTTGGTACCGCAGCCAGGGCACATGTACCGCCTCTGCAGCTCCTCGGCAACTGAATTGAGCACTTTCTCCATTTCCGCCACGCGCTTGTGCCCAGTCAAGGAAAGCTTCTGGGAACACTCACTGAGGAAGACGGACCAGAAGCGTGTATAAATGCACAAACGTAGTGAAATAACTACTGAGACAGCCGGTAAAAAGGATATCCCCCGACCTCCTGCAACTGCTTCGTCTCATCCATCACAGCCTCTATTAGAGCTCTCTTTGCTTGGACATCAGCCAGTTCCTGACAGACCTGAAAAACAAGGCAACAAAAATAATTACGGAAAGAGTTCTTAATATCAAACATGTAAAAAAACAAGTGTTTTGTTTTAGAAAACATTATGAGAAGCACTATAACTTGGAACTAGTTCTCTCTGGCCTATACAGCAGTAGCATCAACGTTAGCCTCAGTACCTGCAGGCCGACCAAACCTTTGGAATTCCTTTAGTTCTAATGTTTTTATCATGCACAAGTTTCTTGGAAATATAAGACATTTTGGTAGGCTAAAACAGCCTACAAGAACATCTTATATTTTAGGACAGAGGTACTTTTTTTTAATCAGAATACGTGCCTACCCGGGCTATTATATATTTTGCACCTTTGATGAACAACATCATATTATTTTTTTTATCTATGAAGATAAATGCACATAATACTCACACGCCTAGGCACACAGGTTCACAGCATGTAAATTTTAGTTTGGTGACGTAAAGAGGGTATTAGCCTCACACGAACATGTTGTGGTCTTCCACATTAGTTGTTTATCATCGATGCTCTCATGAACTAAACAAGTGTAACAGCATCCCATACATTAAAAGCTTCTGCAATACCACAATTTTGGGTGGAGGAATGGAGAAACACCTGTTTATGATCAAGCAGATCCTTTTGATACTCTTCCTCCAAGGCATGCATCTCAGCCTCAATACTGCTCAACTTATCAGCCAGATCTGTCACCATATCTTCTGATTCAGCAGTTTGATTTTTGTCGCTCACATTATGACCTGCCAAGGTGAACATTTCACTCTAAGCGGAAACAAGATAACATGTCTATACAGCAAAATACACTGATGAAAAATCATAAAATCAAATGGGAGCTCTGTCATGCAATTCATATCCTTTACACATTTGCAGAAAACACAGTTAACAAAATAGTCACAAAAGAACAAAGACCACAGTAACTTGTATTCCCAGAAGCAATTTAGATCCGTAAGTACTCCCTATGTTCCATATTATTAGTTGTCGGAAGTTTTACAAAATCAGCGACTAACtaatatggaacggagggagtatatacacAACACTGAAACGAGCATTCTGAAGTTTTTCTTTATCTTCAATCACAAATTTATACTATCATGGAGAAATATAATTAAATAGCATCTTATCAGCCATCTCCTTATTATGTGCAATCTTAGTCTTCTACAGCACAACAGAACACCAGATTGACCCGACTAAAGACAATATTAATGCATAACATAGAAGTACAATATCCATAGTTCATTTTCTATAAAAGAAAATAAACAACTATGTATAAGCAATGAAGGAGAAATAAAACGGATGCTGCAAATTAACAGGAACCCCTTCTTAAGGGATTCAAGAAAACAAAGTTACAATGCTTACCATCTGTTCCCTTGCCTTGATTACCATCTCCTGCCTTGCCTTGCTCACCATCTGTTGACACTTCAGAGCATTTCCTTGCTAATTCAACAGAAGCCATCTGTTGAAATTGCCTGCAAAGGAGAAACATAGTTTACCACAAGATATTTTGCGTACAATAAATTTCCAACATAAGTTTCAGCTAGCAAGTAAAGCAAATAGTACCAAATGGACATAAACAAGGAAAAGCAGAGAGGTGATTCTGTTAGACTTTTTTGAAGAATTAAAAATAACTTAGCAGTGTTCCTCAATAAGAGTTGTTTCCTATCTTTACAAGGTTATAATTAAATGAAGCTCCCCATGTTAAAACAATTACTGAAATATGGAGAAACACTGCACCAGACTTCATATATCACAGTAATTTCGAGATCCACACATAATGAAGTAACAAGCTCCACCGTCCCCGCCCAGTTTTACAAAGTTTAACATAAAACAAACTATAGGAAAAAGCAGGCACCAAAACAAAGTTCACCGCAACAAAAGCTACTTATTACATCACCAAACCACAGTCCAGCCACAGAAACAACTTTTTAGGATCACCACCTAAGTGTGATTCTCAAATGAGTTTGTCAGTCTCCCTACATCTGGGGCCCAACCATGCCGACGTGAGTAAGCCTCATTGTTAGTTTGAACAGGCATGAGTGCAGTACTCGGCCAGCTGATGACCATGGTCTTCTACAATACCAGCAAACAACAGATGCAGCACCAACTACAGCTGGTTGCACATGCAGGAAACGACATGGAGTTGTCGcaggcaacaacaacaaaaaaacgcATACCTTATCCTTGCATTCATTTCAACCATCTGGCTGATGAACTCGTCTCTGAAACAACCATGAAAATGTTAGCCGCTGCCAGAAACACTATCCTACATTAATTCCTACTACTGGAGCAGCACAAGAGAAACAGCCAGTACAGAGCGTTCATCCTGCTCACCTCTCGCTGTCTTCCTTGCTCTGTAGAGACATTACATCAAGCACCAATAGCGCAACCCCACCGACGCGCGCCAATCATACATACGCACAGCATCAAAAGCACACAAGCGTGTCATGTTAAAGCAACAGAGACTAGTAGGATTTAGGAGCCTGGTTGGCTGCGATTTGAGAGATTTCTGACCTTAAGTTCCTCCAGCTCGGAGCCCACCTTGGCGATCTCCTCCTGGAGATGCGAGATGGTCGTCTGCACGCGCCAAAACACGCCGAAATCGAAACCAAATCAGGCGAACTGGGTAGTAGTAAACTGGGGAGGGAGGGAGGTACCTCGAGCGCCTGGATGGTGGCGGCGGCGATGGAGGCCTGCACCTGGGTCCCGCGCAGGTCCGTCTCCGCGGCCTCCCGCGCGCGCTTGGCGGCCTCGAGCTCCGCCGTGGCCGCGTCGGCCGCCGCGAGCACGTCGTCGAGGCGCCGCTTCAGGCCCGACACCGTGCGCTCTGCAGTCCGAGGCGGAGGCGCGGTCTGGGTCAGGCGAGGGCGCGCGCGCGCGAAACCCTAGGTGCTTACGGCGTGGCGGGGCGGCGAGGGAGGGGAGTCGGAGCGCTTACCGCCGTGGGACTTCTCGGCGGCGAAGTCGCGGATGATGGACAGGAGCTGCTTCTGGGGCTCGGCGGCCGGCGCCGACGCCGATGCGGCCATGGGGGCAGAGGAGAGGGCGAGGGTTGCGGAGCGTCCTTCTGGAAGGTTCTCGAGGGTTTGGAGAAGAGAAGCGGGAATGGAGCGGCCGACTGGCGTTGTTGGATGACTGGAACTCTCTGCCAGTGTACTGGCAAGGTGGACAAGTCTAAGTGGGCCTTTTGCTCTCTATGCAGTGGAGTATTATTATTTGGGCCTCGAAGCCCATCACAACCCGTAACTCGAAACTTTCCTTTTtaataaagagaatatattaatacgGATAGATACCAATTTCTGCAACAACGCAGTACCCTAATGGTAGTACGGATTCACACAACCAAAAATAATTAAGCAAAAGAAGTTCCGTTACGGTACTCCAGTCCTAACAACAACAGGACAACCACCACCAAGACATCACCTGAAATCCAGGCTCTCGACAAGCAACACCTCTAAAAAGGGAACAGTGCACAAGCGCCATCGTCGCTTGATCAAAAGATCCtaggttttcaccctggagaTAGTTCACGCTCTCAAAACACTGCCTTCAACAAAACTATTGCCAAACACTACAAATTAAGGCCagatcttggattttcaccctgaaaggtaagactctcaACTTCACCTGTGATGTTGCCCCCACTTGCATACTGTTGTTACGAGACCCAGAATACCAAGAAAATCCCTCAACAATACCATGACTCGATACTCCGCTGCTAGTCCTCCAATCCGTCCTTCAAAAATTCTCCATCTCTGATACACCATGGACCAGAATGTCATCTCCTGGCAACGCAGAAGAGAGCTTCGCGTCGCTCCCTCCAGAATCAAATGGTTGGAATAAAAGCATGAgtacgcacgaccgaatacctcccaaACTAGCAAACTCTAGGCATAAGCACTCTTACATTTGCCAGTGGAGCCTTTCGAAACTCAACATCCAGCCAAATCCAGACAGACATCCATAAGGAAGATCTTCGTCTTGGTGCGAGAGAGATCCGAGAACCACCATCTATATTCATGCCGATCGAGCAGCCCCTACGTGACCCGCTATGAGCAGTCAGGAGGCCACAGTGCGCAGGCAAGCTAGGTAGACAGCTTCCGATCTACACAATACTCAACCGATGGTTTGGCCATGCACAAGATCTTGTAACGATGCAGCTGATCCGCGGCACGATGACTTGCAGATTAGAAGGCCGGCGACCAGCCAGATCGAAAGACCAGCAGCGGCCAGATCGCAAGGCCAAAGCCGGCGGCAACCAGATCGTGAAGCCGGCGGCAGCCAGATCGGCAGAGCGGCGAGGCCAGCCGCCAGATCGTGATGCCGGGATACTGGACGGCGCCGACCCGATCAAaggctgaaaaaataaacaaaacaAACGGAGACGCCTCGCCACCGCCGTCCGCCGGCGAGGCGAACGGTGAGGCACGGAAGGGCCTCCTAGGTTCTCGGCGGTGGTGCCTCCGGAGTCGCCCCACTGAGCCAATGTTGCAGTATCGGGATCTTAGGTGGTATCATATCGTCTTGCCGTTGACAGTATCGTATCATAGTATCATGATACTATAATATTTATTTCTCCAaaatataattaatttatgtatTATGTAACATATTTTGAATAGATTACCATACATATTTTTCTAGGTAGCATCATGAAATATTCTTGTTATTACGTACTGGTGATTATTGCCAATTGCACATGTACATTATCTTGTAACTAGCACGATCTGGAGTTGTAGCATCCAACACACCTCCACCCCAGGCCCATGAGTGATGCAGAGGTGGTAAATACTACAATAGTAGGTTTTTAGTTCCACATTGTGAAACAAGAGCTCTTATGTGGTTACAAGGTTCGCCGCCGCCAAAAGGATAACAATTTCTTCAAATTGTCTTAACTGAGCAGTTTATTGCTTCCTATTTTGTCCACGAGTGGCTTGTTGCAAAAAAAATATCGAGATACTATCGATTCTAGGCATTGTGTCACACTCTAACAATGATACCATCAGATTAACATACACAGTACGATACATATCGTTTCAGTTCGGGAGGACCGTAGTATCGTAATATAGTACAATCTGTATCGCGATAGTGTCAACCATGATCTAAGCTTGAATTTGATGGTTAATTATAAAAAGTCATGGACCTGGGGTGACGACggcaaggcatggcggcggcggctcatGGCGAAGGAGGTGGCGGCGCAGCGCGGCGACGGAGGGGGCAGCCTGGCGACACGGCGCAGGACGCGGCAGCTGGGCCCCGATCTGGGCCTGGTGGTCACTGACCATGGCCGGGCGGGCTGGCAGGCGGGCCACCGCCGGGGGGGCACCCTCCGGGCTGCACTGCGGCCGGATCTAGGTCTGGGCCAGGAGGGTCCAGATCTGGCGGCCCGGGCAGCTCTGCGTTCGTCCCCGATCTTGCTCGGGCGAGGCGTCGGATGTTCTTGCCGGCGTTCAAAGGCGAGTTCTTGGATGCCGACAAAGTGACGGGCTTGATCGGCGGCGTGGTGGCGTCGGTTACGGTGCAACTATGTCCCCGGCGTTGCGGCGGGGTGCTCCTTTGCGGCGGTGTGCGGCCTCGGTCGGGGCCGTCTTGCGAGGAGTGAGGTCGCGGTGACGCCGCTCTTGGCATCTCGCCTAACACATGGTGGTGCTGCAGGTGGCGGCATGGGTAGGCTCGGCACGAGCTGCGGTTGGATGGCATCGGCGACGTGGGCATAGCAGCGCGGTAGCACGTCTAATGGGGCCTGTTCGGGCACAGCGGCGGTCGGGCCCGATCTAGGCCTAATTGGTAGTCTTACCACGACCGGACGGTGGGCACCATGAGTGCAGCAGGGCGGATCACCTCCCCTAACTAGCGATGGCCCAGATGACTGTTAGCTATGGTGTTGGCCTACCCTGTCCAATCCGTCGGCGTTGCCGCGTGGTGGCTAGGtcatgggctcgagctcgtgggatgccggggcggcggccccggaaggcGGACTGCACGGTTGGCTCTACGGCGGGCAACGTTGCGGTGGTGGTGGTCCCACTCTTCGGTCATGCGGATGGCGTGGAGCGGACAATGGGTGTTCCTGGGGTTGACGGCGCTTCGGCTTTGGTAGCTCCCAGATCTTGTTTCGGAAACCTACCTCGGTGGCTACGGGCGGCTAAGTTCTCCGGGCGTGGTGTGAGGATGCTTCCGGGCGAAATCTCAGCGCCTCGGCGCCAGCGACGGCGATGCCTGCGGGTGTCGCaaccctcttgggggcgtcgttgtGGGCATCCTCCCTGCGGGacggctccgggtgaaaacctagaCCTTGCGgtctcgacggcggcggcgtaaTGCGTCGttactgaaaggacacggatgtcgcctagagggggggggggtgaataggcgatttaaaacttttacgagatgggcttaacaaatgcggaataaaactagcgtttactttgtcaagcccaaagcctataaactatggttcacctatgtgcaccaacaacttattctaagcaatggttcacatatgtgtaccaacaacttatgctaagcaagacaagcaacttatgtgatagcacgatatatatataacttcaagcacgatggctatcacaaagtaaagtgcataagtaaagagctcgggtataggaataaccgaagtgacgcggagacaacgatgtagcccgaagttcacactcttgcgagtgctactctccgttggagcggtgtggaggacaagtcactccaaatgcacgagggccaccgtattctcctcgagaattcccaccaaaagggatgtcctcgatccactatgggaccttaggaaggtcaccgaacccgcacaaagcttggggctatctccacaacttaattggaggctcccaacaaattgccacaaaggccttgcccttgaagattctccacaacttaattggagtccccaagaacaccacaaagatgccacaaaggccttgcccttgaagattctccacaacttaattggagtccccaagaacaccacaaagatgccacaaaggccttgcccttaaagattctccacaacttaattggagtccccaagaacaccactaagatgccacaaaggcctagaatccgtctagggttccaagaacccaagagtaacaaccttcttgctttcacctccacgaatcaccgtggagaactcaaaccgatgcaccaaatgcaatggcaagaacaccacaaagatgctcaagtccttctctctcaaattccaacaaagctacaaaagctattgggggaataagagaggaagaacaaataagaggaggaacaccaaatttctccaagatctagatctagtggattcccctcacaaagagagggatttgattggtaggaatgtagatctagatctcctcttccttttccctcaaaaagattcaagaagcataggaggagtagagggaaagggaagctctcaaggtcaacaatggtggagagcacaaatgggaagaggtagctgcccaaggaggaagaaggggggcttaaataccccctcccatcgaaatatgaccgtttgggtcagctcaggccggattttccgggccggatatttgcaaaatatccgggccccgaaaaacggctaaggacatgagaaaactgctctcaggatgggggccggacatttggccggatatttgcccggatttgtccaaaaaccggatttttccggggggccggattatccgccccaaacttgggccggaatatccgcccccctgaaaactggcagaaacatcaaactgaaacgggcataactttagcatccggactccgattttgatgatcttgggcttgttttaaagctaggaacaagctctacaagttcATGCAGGAAATCATCATAgtacaacaagggaggatagaaacaaatgatgaaaggtttgacctatctaaaaaagacataccggtaaaacctccaatcttgaaaatgcaacaagttgcccgtgcaaaaaccattcttgatgaactagagcttgtcatgagaataaacacaagctctaaaacatcacatggataaggtccaaataacaaccaagaaatatgatgcaaggatgcaaaggtttgagctctctccgaacgatacgatcgagttactcactcgagagccctcttgatagtacggcaactaaactataaaccggtctccaactacactatgagaccggtgagaaagaaaccctatcaagagcaaaccttatacttgcgcattccacttgagcttgatgacgacgatcttgacctcaacaagatggaacgcctttcttgcttgtgcttgcttgacgaagtcttgtagattgctcccccataaaccaccatgggagagcttcttcttcggcgcatcttcgcataaccatgaccaccatgtggatggaaagactcaagcaaaggatctcttcgagatggctcatcttgaacttgcacatcatttctccatggcaagctttaagcttatgaactcttcgagatggctcatcttgaacttgcacttcatttcttcattcttcatcatgttgatgtcttgaagtaacttgagggctcacttcatcttcatcttcaagacatacttgacacttgatatccttcatcaatttcttcttattgcaaccttgaagccaacatatggttcaagaattgcctatggacaactcctacaaatataactcaatgcaaacattagtccatagggattgtcattaattaccaaaaccacacatggggactccatgcactttcaatctcccccattttggtaattgatgacaatctctttgagagggtttatataaggaatttaagtaacaaataagttgaatatatagagcaaactcccccataatatatgcatgtgtgaatgatcttgactttcattgcatatattggcattcaaagcctagtggtgtttcctctaaatattcaactatgcaaagcaacaagatgcaatgcaataaaggcacaagcttaagcacaaagcaaagacataaccaaattctcttaaaccctccaaacttctcccccattggcaccaattgccgaaatgggtgaaaaatttagaaggccaatatagtgagagttcctccatagcgtgtgcatttctcataatttgagtggaatcaaacgcacatatccaatgacgaatattcggaaggaatcacactatagataggatcaaagattgcaaaaggataacaaagtctagaagcttcaacaaatgaagcaagcaaccaaatgaaccacaaagaggataccaaaagaaagatagatattatgataagatcaagaagattgctctaaataatatgaggaagctccccaaggtttgtgcacaaaactagacaatttgcattggagtataaagtgcacaaacatggaatcatcactcccataatatcattcaaaaacaaaagataccaagtgaatcaaactctaatgatcaccacaagatagtgttctaaatcaaatgatGAAGCTCCCCAatgtacatgcataaaataaaatgttgcatttgaatacaatatgcataacatggaatcctcactccctcatttaaaacacaaacatttgtaatagatcatagatagaaaagtaagctaaacacttgcaacaaacaaatagttgagcaacaagtaagaggcaccataataaaaaggctcaaccaagaggatatgtgaaagacatgacaaagcatattataagactattatatggatgagcaaaaaacatcatcatagtcttcaatgacttatattgcttagcatgaccaatcaacatgcgacaaataaataagatattaaatggagatgcatcatctcttatgtgtataagtttctctaagtggacaaaatcactaagataattatccacaaagaaacatgcacacacaaaatagacacacaagacatatagcatgatatccaagacgaagtcatgcaatataccaataagaatttttgcttaatagcatggccaaaggctcaattttatcttattgtacattcatgaacttcaaccacaaacatctaaaatacatcacaaatatcaacaagggatagaagatagttgggatgcatttgagaaaggtaacaagtatcacaaacgaggataccaaaataaataactaaatttgcactttcatctatattgcacacgtgagagccttgatgaattgatatgcaataaaattgctagatagacatagttgggatggatgaatcatgagcatgatttaaaatacttcccaacaaatgcactcatctcaaattactcacattcacaataaagaggtttcattaagacttttgcaagaagcacaacatttgcaaatcaagagattcatgccaagatacaaccataaggttggatacaagaaaagtatgcatgataagatacttgttaccaagatagcattggtgtggatgtagtagatatgtgtttgttgaccatcctagcttgcctcaagttaccattgagtcaccacttctttccaagagtgagacaagcattcaatgcatatccattgtacctaacacaaaggtaagtacaaaatggtccccaaactaattgggtccgaagtagttagacacactacaacatataggacaaactccacaattttatgtgcatatagatatgaaattaaatttcatgcacatcttagccaaattaggatttgatggagtttaccctacatattggatcaaagaaagtgacacatgccataagatatacatatattaaatatgcatgcacaatactttcaaaaaCCAaatgaagatacaatttggataaaacaccaaataaatcaagagacaatggttgcccaaattatatcaaagaatcaaatcaacacaagattgactccaaagacttatctcattataagaagctaattaagcctaagcacaaaggaatgagataaccaactcccaagagagcaaggttccaacaaataaaccaaaccctcgaaactttttatgatggcacaaagtaccaaaaagaaaattttatgtctcccaaaaccatatttttgataaagatcaagagatgttaagcattctaataatatagaagagctcccccaagttcggtgcattatctaggattttttatatgaatacaaaatgcacaaaactaggatcatcatgctacctatatcttctaacaatgctaagaacgtttgaatagacaacttagatccataagatgcaaggaagacacatgggagtcaaaacacaacaaattcatggcaata
It includes:
- the LOC127317447 gene encoding uncharacterized protein; the encoded protein is MAASASAPAAEPQKQLLSIIRDFAAEKSHGERTVSGLKRRLDDVLAAADAATAELEAAKRAREAAETDLRGTQVQASIAAATIQALETTISHLQEEIAKVGSELEELKSKEDSERDEFISQMVEMNARIRQFQQMASVELARKCSEVSTDGEQGKAGDGNQGKGTDGHNVSDKNQTAESEDMVTDLADKLSSIEAEMHALEEEYQKDLLDHKQVCQELADVQAKRALIEAVMDETKQLQEVGGRVAEMEKVLNSVAEELQRRYMCPGCGTNNMGGMEEEAARTSSN